A section of the Arcobacter roscoffensis genome encodes:
- a CDS encoding 2Fe-2S iron-sulfur cluster binding domain-containing protein: MKYEIFVKNKDKTKTCLESKHLMDGLYVYDNLVPKGCHNGACGLCKVKVHRGDYKKCKMNRKHISCEEESADILLACKTFPRSDMEIEFIGRDSSKEKSQVYVLGN, from the coding sequence TTGAAATATGAAATCTTCGTAAAAAATAAAGACAAAACTAAAACTTGTCTTGAATCTAAACATCTTATGGATGGTTTATATGTATATGATAATCTAGTTCCAAAGGGTTGTCATAATGGTGCTTGTGGACTTTGTAAGGTTAAAGTTCATAGAGGAGACTATAAAAAATGCAAAATGAATAGAAAACACATCTCATGTGAAGAAGAGAGTGCAGATATTCTTTTAGCTTGTAAGACATTTCCTAGAAGTGATATGGAAATAGAATTTATAGGTAGAGACTCATCTAAAGAAAAATCCCAAGTTTATGTACTTGGTAATTAA
- a CDS encoding catechol 2,3-dioxygenase yields the protein MSGIMRLGHVDINVLDINESRDYYENIIGMEVTREDSDGTLYLKCWDEWDKYSLILRPSEEATYNKVAYKVEKDSDIDDFKEKIEKYGIQTEILEAGIIPECGRVLKFISPSEHEFNLYAEKTFVGKKVGHTNPAPWPIEGKGIKAHWIDHILLMTQGPEKLMEATKFFEDVFDMKLAEQVCVGPEGSVQAATWLSAGNTPHDLAFVAGAETGMHHFAFFLDGWNDILRSADVMAMNNVKLDVTPQRHGITRGETIYFFDPSGHRLETFAGLGYAVCKDMPTVTWTEDELWRGIFYHTGQENGAFTTAYTLSAYK from the coding sequence ATGAGCGGTATTATGAGATTAGGTCATGTTGATATTAATGTATTAGATATTAATGAATCAAGAGACTATTATGAAAATATTATAGGTATGGAAGTTACAAGAGAAGACTCTGATGGAACACTTTATTTAAAGTGCTGGGATGAATGGGATAAATACAGTCTTATTTTAAGACCTAGTGAAGAAGCAACATATAATAAGGTTGCGTATAAAGTAGAAAAAGATTCTGATATAGATGATTTTAAAGAAAAAATCGAAAAATATGGAATTCAAACAGAGATTTTAGAAGCTGGAATTATTCCTGAATGTGGAAGGGTATTAAAGTTTATATCTCCAAGTGAGCATGAATTTAATTTATATGCTGAAAAAACATTTGTAGGTAAAAAAGTAGGTCATACTAATCCTGCCCCTTGGCCAATTGAGGGAAAGGGTATCAAAGCTCACTGGATTGATCATATTTTATTAATGACTCAAGGTCCTGAAAAATTAATGGAAGCTACTAAGTTTTTTGAAGATGTATTTGATATGAAATTAGCAGAGCAAGTATGTGTAGGACCTGAGGGCTCAGTTCAGGCTGCAACATGGCTAAGTGCTGGAAATACTCCTCATGATTTAGCTTTTGTTGCTGGAGCAGAAACTGGTATGCATCATTTTGCATTTTTCTTAGATGGTTGGAACGACATTTTAAGGTCAGCAGATGTTATGGCTATGAATAATGTAAAGTTAGATGTTACTCCTCAAAGACATGGTATTACAAGAGGTGAGACTATTTATTTCTTTGACCCATCAGGACATAGACTTGAGACATTTGCAGGACTTGGTTATGCAGTTTGTAAAGATATGCCAACAGTTACTTGGACAGAAGATGAACTATGGAGAGGTATTTTCTATCATACAGGGCAAGAAAATGGTGCATTTACAACTGCATATACATTATCAGCTTATAAATAA
- a CDS encoding GlcG/HbpS family heme-binding protein yields MLTKTSKDLTSQTALKLCELSIEKANELNIKINVSVTDSKGIELAFIRMDDSFIHSSQIAKDKAYTSASFGFDTDTWTQIFKSETHLEQGFSNQDRLIPFGGGLTIFENKEKVGAIGVSGGTEQEDIICAKYAIERLGLNNE; encoded by the coding sequence ATGTTGACAAAAACATCAAAAGATTTGACAAGTCAAACAGCTTTAAAGCTTTGTGAGTTATCAATTGAAAAGGCTAATGAATTAAATATAAAAATAAATGTAAGTGTTACAGATTCAAAAGGAATTGAACTTGCATTTATAAGAATGGATGATTCATTTATTCATTCAAGTCAAATAGCAAAAGATAAGGCTTACACAAGTGCAAGTTTTGGTTTTGATACAGATACATGGACACAAATTTTTAAAAGTGAAACTCATTTAGAACAAGGTTTTTCTAATCAAGATAGATTAATACCTTTTGGTGGAGGGCTTACTATCTTTGAAAATAAAGAAAAAGTAGGAGCTATTGGGGTTTCAGGTGGAACTGAACAAGAAGATATTATTTGCGCAAAATATGCAATAGAAAGGTTAGGATTAAATAATGAATAA
- a CDS encoding 2-hydroxymuconic semialdehyde dehydrogenase, with amino-acid sequence MNKVQHYINGQFLDSSCGDFFDNINPMNGQLLSKVALGREDEVNAAVAAAKAALTGEWGQMKLNDRIAMMYEIAEEIDRRFDDFLEAECLDTGKPYSIARHIDIPRGAANFKVFADTMKAVADEAYRMDTPDGKIAMNYSMRKPKGVIGVISPWNLPLLLMTWKVGPAMACGNTVVVKPSQVTPTTTSLLGEVMSKVGVPAGAYNVVQGKGSITGNLLTAHKDVDALTFTGETKTGEMIMKACSNGVRDVSLELGGKNPAIVFADCDMDKAIRETTRSCFANSGQVCLGTERVYVQREIFDEFVSKLKESALKLKLGIHNDESVDMGPVVSEAHRDKVLEFYDIAKKEGANVILGGGAPKMEGDLANGFFVEPTIWTGLPEDATVVKQEVFGPCCHIAPFDSEEEVIKMANDTDYGLASTIFTENLDKAHRVASQIDSGIVWINSWFLRDLRTPFGGMKGSGIGREGGHHSLEFYTELKNVCIKM; translated from the coding sequence ATGAATAAAGTACAACACTATATTAACGGACAATTTTTAGATTCATCATGTGGGGATTTTTTTGACAATATCAACCCTATGAATGGACAGCTTTTATCAAAAGTAGCCCTAGGACGAGAAGATGAAGTAAATGCAGCAGTAGCAGCAGCTAAAGCAGCCCTTACTGGTGAATGGGGTCAAATGAAATTAAATGACAGAATTGCAATGATGTATGAAATTGCTGAGGAAATTGATAGAAGATTTGATGATTTTTTAGAAGCTGAATGTTTAGATACGGGTAAGCCTTATTCAATTGCAAGACATATTGATATTCCAAGAGGTGCTGCAAACTTTAAAGTATTTGCTGACACTATGAAAGCTGTTGCAGATGAAGCTTATAGAATGGATACGCCTGATGGGAAAATAGCAATGAACTATTCTATGAGAAAACCTAAAGGTGTTATTGGAGTTATTTCTCCTTGGAATTTACCATTACTTCTAATGACTTGGAAAGTTGGTCCTGCTATGGCTTGTGGAAATACTGTAGTTGTTAAACCATCACAAGTTACACCTACAACAACATCTTTACTTGGTGAAGTAATGAGTAAAGTAGGAGTTCCAGCAGGGGCATATAATGTTGTTCAAGGTAAAGGTTCAATTACTGGAAATTTACTAACAGCTCATAAAGATGTGGATGCTTTAACTTTTACAGGTGAGACAAAAACAGGTGAAATGATTATGAAAGCTTGTTCTAATGGTGTTAGAGATGTATCCTTAGAACTTGGTGGGAAAAACCCAGCTATTGTTTTTGCTGATTGTGATATGGATAAGGCAATTCGTGAAACTACAAGATCATGTTTTGCTAATTCAGGACAAGTATGTTTAGGAACTGAAAGAGTTTATGTTCAAAGAGAAATTTTTGATGAATTTGTATCAAAACTAAAAGAATCAGCATTAAAACTAAAACTTGGAATTCACAATGACGAATCAGTTGATATGGGACCAGTAGTAAGTGAAGCTCATAGAGATAAGGTATTAGAGTTTTATGACATAGCTAAAAAAGAGGGTGCAAATGTAATCTTAGGTGGTGGCGCTCCTAAAATGGAAGGTGATTTAGCAAATGGATTCTTTGTTGAACCTACTATTTGGACTGGACTTCCAGAAGATGCAACAGTTGTAAAACAAGAAGTATTTGGACCTTGTTGTCATATCGCACCTTTTGATAGTGAAGAAGAAGTTATTAAAATGGCAAATGACACAGATTACGGACTAGCATCTACAATTTTTACTGAAAATCTAGATAAAGCTCATAGAGTAGCTTCTCAAATTGACTCAGGAATTGTATGGATTAATTCATGGTTCTTAAGAGATTTAAGAACACCATTTGGTGGAATGAAAGGTTCAGGAATTGGAAGAGAGGGTGGTCACCACTCATTAGAATTCTATACTGAACTTAAAAATGTATGTATAAAAATGTAA
- the dmpE gene encoding 2-oxopent-4-enoate hydratase — MAMTQEKIEKYGNELYEALKGNHTIEPISNREPDSTIEDAYAIQHHFLKRRMEDDGSKIIGKKIGVTSKVVMDMLGVHQPDFGYLLSDMIYSDGDVINVTDGMIQPKAEGEIAFVLKEDLCGPGVTAADVIKATKFVMPCFEIVDSRIKDWKIKIQDTVADNASCGYIVFGGQSVSPLDVDLTTCGITLERNGELLHTGSGAAALGSPVNAVVWLANKLGEFGVSLKAGEVILSGALCAMVDIKPGDNMTASIGGVGSASIRFE; from the coding sequence ATGGCAATGACTCAAGAAAAAATTGAAAAATATGGAAATGAATTATATGAAGCCCTAAAAGGAAATCATACTATTGAGCCAATCTCAAATAGAGAACCTGATTCTACAATTGAAGATGCTTATGCAATTCAACATCACTTTTTAAAAAGAAGAATGGAAGATGATGGAAGTAAAATTATTGGTAAAAAGATTGGTGTTACATCAAAGGTTGTTATGGACATGTTAGGTGTTCATCAACCTGATTTTGGTTATCTTTTATCAGATATGATTTATTCAGATGGTGATGTGATTAATGTTACAGATGGAATGATTCAACCAAAAGCAGAGGGTGAAATAGCCTTTGTTTTAAAAGAGGATTTATGTGGACCAGGAGTTACAGCTGCTGATGTAATTAAGGCAACAAAGTTTGTAATGCCTTGTTTTGAAATAGTTGATTCAAGAATAAAAGACTGGAAAATCAAAATCCAAGATACAGTTGCTGATAATGCCTCTTGTGGATATATAGTATTTGGAGGTCAGAGTGTCTCTCCTTTAGATGTGGATTTAACAACTTGTGGAATAACTTTAGAGAGAAATGGTGAGTTATTACATACAGGATCAGGTGCAGCAGCTCTTGGTAGCCCTGTAAATGCAGTAGTTTGGCTTGCAAATAAACTTGGTGAGTTTGGTGTATCTCTAAAAGCAGGTGAAGTTATACTATCAGGGGCTTTATGTGCAATGGTTGATATAAAACCAGGTGATAATATGACTGCAAGTATTGGTGGCGTTGGTTCTGCCTCAATCAGATTTGAATAA
- a CDS encoding acetaldehyde dehydrogenase (acetylating) — MEKINCALIGSGNIGTDLMYKLKRSEILNPLWMVGIDPESDGLLRAKEDGMKTTAEGVDGLLPFIKEDGVKIAFDATSAYVHGENNRKLAELGVQVIDLTPAAIGPFCVPSVNMEELLAQNTQNVNMVTCGGQATIPMIAAVSKVQEVEYAEIVATAASKSAGPGTRANIDEFTETTKLGIEQVGGAKKGKAIIILNPAEPPLMMRDTIHCLTSEKPDEEAITKSIHEMVETMQEFIPGYVLKNGPVFDGNKISIWLEIEGLGDYLPKYAGNLDIITAAATNIAEQMAKKIKGA; from the coding sequence ATGGAAAAAATAAATTGTGCATTAATTGGGTCTGGAAATATTGGAACAGACCTAATGTATAAACTAAAAAGAAGTGAAATATTAAATCCTTTATGGATGGTTGGTATTGACCCTGAGTCTGATGGTTTATTAAGAGCTAAAGAAGATGGTATGAAAACAACAGCCGAAGGTGTTGATGGATTACTTCCTTTTATTAAAGAAGATGGTGTAAAGATTGCATTTGATGCAACATCAGCTTATGTTCATGGTGAAAATAATAGAAAATTAGCGGAACTTGGAGTTCAAGTTATTGATTTAACTCCTGCTGCAATTGGACCATTTTGTGTGCCATCAGTTAATATGGAAGAGCTACTTGCTCAAAATACTCAAAATGTAAATATGGTTACTTGTGGTGGGCAAGCTACTATTCCTATGATAGCAGCTGTATCAAAAGTTCAAGAAGTTGAATATGCAGAAATTGTAGCAACAGCAGCTTCTAAGTCAGCAGGTCCAGGAACTCGTGCTAATATTGATGAGTTTACTGAAACTACAAAACTTGGAATAGAGCAAGTAGGTGGTGCTAAAAAAGGTAAAGCAATTATTATTTTAAATCCTGCAGAACCACCTTTAATGATGAGAGATACAATTCATTGTTTAACAAGTGAAAAACCTGATGAAGAAGCTATTACTAAATCAATCCATGAAATGGTTGAAACTATGCAAGAGTTTATTCCAGGGTATGTGTTAAAAAATGGACCAGTTTTTGATGGTAATAAAATCTCTATTTGGTTAGAAATTGAAGGTTTGGGGGATTATTTGCCTAAGTATGCAGGTAACCTAGACATTATTACAGCAGCTGCAACAAACATTGCAGAACAAATGGCTAAAAAGATTAAAGGAGCATAA
- the dmpG gene encoding 4-hydroxy-2-oxovalerate aldolase, with protein sequence MDLQGKKIKIHDMSLRDGMHSIRHQFSLEEMTNMSTAMDKAGVPFIEVTHGDGLGGSSLNYGWGRHTDEEWLDAVVPNMTQAKISALLLPGIGIVKDLEKAVDHGISMVRVATHCTEADCSAQHIKAAKSMGLDTVGFLMMAHMVDEKRLVEEASKMVSYGATTIYATDSAGYLLPDMVSSRIKALKAEFGDEIELGFHGHNNLSMGVANSLAAIEAGATRIDASLAGFGAGSGNTATEVLVAVCNRMGVDTGVNLEAIEDAAEDIALPIMGKPTRISRDSITLGYAGVYSSFLLFARRAEEKYGIDARSLLVELGRRGMIGGQEDMIDDCAMELAKQKGLL encoded by the coding sequence ATGGATTTACAAGGTAAAAAAATAAAAATTCATGATATGTCTTTAAGAGATGGAATGCACTCAATTAGACATCAATTTTCACTTGAAGAGATGACAAATATGTCAACAGCAATGGATAAAGCAGGTGTTCCTTTTATTGAAGTTACTCATGGAGATGGACTTGGTGGTTCATCACTTAACTATGGATGGGGAAGACATACTGATGAAGAATGGTTAGATGCAGTAGTGCCAAATATGACACAAGCTAAAATCTCAGCTCTTTTACTTCCAGGAATCGGTATTGTAAAAGATTTAGAAAAAGCTGTTGATCATGGTATTTCTATGGTTAGAGTAGCAACTCATTGTACGGAAGCTGATTGTTCAGCCCAACATATAAAAGCTGCTAAATCAATGGGACTTGATACAGTTGGATTTTTAATGATGGCTCATATGGTTGATGAAAAAAGATTAGTTGAGGAAGCTTCTAAAATGGTTTCTTATGGAGCTACAACTATTTATGCAACTGATTCAGCTGGCTACTTACTTCCTGATATGGTAAGTTCTAGAATTAAAGCATTAAAAGCAGAGTTTGGTGATGAGATTGAACTTGGTTTCCACGGACATAATAACTTATCAATGGGTGTTGCAAACTCTTTAGCAGCTATTGAAGCAGGTGCTACACGAATTGATGCTTCACTTGCAGGTTTTGGAGCAGGTTCTGGTAACACTGCAACTGAAGTATTAGTAGCTGTTTGTAATAGAATGGGTGTTGATACGGGTGTTAATCTTGAAGCTATTGAAGATGCAGCTGAGGATATTGCACTTCCTATTATGGGTAAACCTACAAGAATTTCAAGGGATTCTATTACTTTAGGTTATGCAGGTGTTTATTCATCATTTTTACTATTTGCTAGACGAGCAGAAGAAAAGTATGGAATAGATGCAAGATCTTTACTTGTTGAATTAGGTAGAAGAGGAATGATTGGTGGTCAAGAAGATATGATTGATGATTGTGCTATGGAATTAGCTAAACAAAAAGGATTATTATAA
- the dmpH gene encoding 2-oxo-3-hexenedioate decarboxylase, producing MALDKATIEKLAKHCEDAELQAYEITKITDDYPEMTYEDAYDIQWTARAAKEARGHKIVGMKMGLTSQAKMKQMGVPNPCYGYLADYFAYGDGAEIPYDELIHPKVEAEIAFVLKDDLSGPGCHIDDVLAATDFVMPAVEIIDSRYKDFKFDLKSVIADNSSSSRYVSGGMAKKANEVDLKTLGVVMEINGEVVQLGAGAAVLGHPATAIAMLANMMSERGEVLKAGSYILSGAITAATTVNKGDNVTVKFQDLGTLSFKFV from the coding sequence ATGGCATTAGATAAAGCAACAATAGAAAAACTTGCAAAGCATTGTGAAGATGCTGAATTGCAAGCTTATGAGATCACAAAAATTACTGATGATTACCCAGAAATGACATATGAAGATGCATATGACATTCAATGGACTGCAAGAGCTGCAAAAGAAGCAAGAGGTCATAAAATAGTTGGTATGAAAATGGGGCTTACTTCACAGGCTAAAATGAAACAAATGGGAGTTCCAAATCCTTGTTATGGATATCTTGCTGATTACTTTGCCTATGGTGATGGTGCAGAAATACCATATGACGAATTAATTCACCCAAAAGTTGAAGCTGAAATTGCTTTTGTATTAAAAGATGATTTAAGTGGACCTGGATGTCATATAGATGATGTATTAGCTGCTACTGATTTTGTAATGCCTGCTGTTGAGATTATTGATTCAAGATATAAGGATTTTAAATTTGATTTAAAGTCTGTAATTGCTGATAACTCTTCATCTTCTAGATATGTAAGTGGTGGTATGGCAAAAAAAGCTAATGAAGTTGATTTAAAAACTTTAGGTGTTGTAATGGAAATAAATGGTGAGGTTGTACAACTTGGAGCAGGAGCTGCAGTTCTTGGTCATCCAGCAACTGCTATTGCAATGCTTGCAAATATGATGAGTGAACGAGGTGAGGTTTTAAAGGCTGGGTCTTATATTTTAAGTGGAGCAATTACAGCTGCAACTACTGTTAATAAAGGTGATAATGTAACTGTTAAGTTTCAAGATTTAGGAACTTTATCATTTAAATTTGTATAG
- a CDS encoding 2-hydroxymuconate tautomerase, which translates to MPIATINIIEGRSDEQKEKLIEKVTQAIHEAIDAPKQNVRVILNEMPKQHFGIGGESVKKMGR; encoded by the coding sequence ATGCCAATAGCAACTATAAATATAATCGAAGGTAGATCTGATGAGCAAAAAGAGAAGCTTATAGAAAAAGTAACTCAAGCAATTCACGAAGCTATAGATGCACCAAAACAAAATGTTAGAGTGATTTTAAATGAAATGCCAAAACAACATTTTGGAATAGGTGGTGAGAGTGTAAAAAAGATGGGGCGATAA
- a CDS encoding MsnO8 family LLM class oxidoreductase encodes MLKLSVLDQSPIHDGKEAKQGLFDTIELAKSCEDLGYHRYLLAEHHDTPGYASCAPEIMVSAVASNTSKIRVGSGGVMLNHYSSFKVAEIFNTLNALYDNRIDLGVGRASGGSFLATRALHSNQSDYSKKVYETINYLDKTVPLNSSFSGLTLSPIQENSTPVYLLGSSNSSSSLAGVLGAGFILALFIGTHERNSSIIQEYKKTFNKSHNFKKPKASIAVACIVAKDKEEARYIASTHTYWKLQAFKQPTRDDLQSPQAVQELIKDLSLEDRQYYEETMNTMILGNAKECKEEIEKLALEYEVDEVIIVNVTYSFEHRKRSYELLAKEFDLNKE; translated from the coding sequence TTGTTAAAATTAAGTGTATTAGATCAATCCCCAATTCATGATGGAAAAGAAGCAAAACAAGGTTTATTTGATACTATTGAATTAGCAAAATCTTGTGAAGACTTAGGTTATCATAGATATTTATTAGCAGAGCATCATGATACACCTGGTTATGCTTCTTGTGCCCCAGAGATTATGGTTAGTGCAGTTGCTTCAAATACTTCAAAAATTAGAGTTGGTAGTGGTGGCGTTATGCTAAATCATTATAGCTCTTTTAAAGTAGCAGAGATTTTTAATACACTTAATGCTTTATATGATAATAGAATTGATTTAGGTGTAGGAAGAGCTAGTGGCGGAAGTTTTTTAGCTACTAGAGCTTTGCATTCAAATCAAAGTGACTACTCAAAAAAGGTTTATGAAACAATAAACTATTTAGATAAAACAGTTCCTTTAAATTCTTCATTTAGTGGATTGACTTTATCCCCAATTCAAGAAAATAGTACTCCTGTGTATTTACTAGGTTCTAGTAATTCAAGTTCTTCTTTAGCAGGAGTTCTAGGTGCAGGTTTTATCTTAGCATTATTTATAGGAACACATGAAAGAAATTCTTCAATAATACAAGAGTATAAAAAAACATTTAATAAAAGTCATAATTTTAAAAAGCCAAAAGCTAGTATTGCAGTTGCTTGTATTGTTGCAAAGGATAAAGAAGAAGCAAGATATATAGCAAGTACACATACTTATTGGAAGTTACAAGCTTTCAAACAGCCTACAAGGGATGATTTACAAAGCCCACAAGCAGTTCAAGAACTAATAAAAGATTTAAGCCTTGAAGATAGACAATATTATGAAGAAACAATGAATACCATGATATTAGGTAATGCAAAAGAGTGTAAAGAAGAAATAGAGAAATTAGCTTTAGAGTATGAAGTTGATGAGGTAATTATTGTGAATGTGACTTATTCTTTTGAGCATAGAAAAAGATCATATGAACTTTTAGCAAAAGAGTTTGATTTAAATAAGGAGTAA
- a CDS encoding alpha/beta fold hydrolase, whose amino-acid sequence MSNPEIANSINTGNYNTNYHDLGEGEVVLFIHGSGPGVSAFANWRLAMPQLAKNFRVIAPDMVGFGYSDRPNDITYSMDEWVEQAINLMDALKIEKFNIVGNSFGGGLALCLAIKYPNRVNKMVLMGAMGVDFEITAGLDQAWGYTPSIENMKALLDTFAYSRELVTDDLAKMRYEASIRPGFQESFSSMFPEPRQNSVKSMASDEKEIASIDKDVLIIHGRDDKVIPFENSIRLHNLIEKSQLHGFGQCGHWSQIEHKDRFNKLLEDFFLE is encoded by the coding sequence ATGTCAAATCCAGAAATAGCAAATAGTATTAATACGGGTAATTATAATACTAACTATCATGATTTAGGTGAGGGTGAAGTAGTTTTATTTATCCATGGTTCAGGACCAGGGGTTTCAGCCTTTGCAAACTGGAGATTAGCAATGCCCCAGCTTGCAAAAAACTTTAGAGTAATAGCTCCTGATATGGTAGGCTTTGGTTATAGTGATAGACCTAATGATATTACTTATAGTATGGATGAATGGGTAGAGCAAGCTATTAATCTAATGGATGCTTTAAAAATAGAAAAATTTAATATTGTAGGTAACTCTTTTGGTGGAGGCTTGGCTTTATGTTTAGCTATAAAATATCCAAATAGAGTGAATAAAATGGTATTAATGGGTGCAATGGGTGTTGATTTTGAAATAACAGCTGGACTTGATCAAGCATGGGGATATACTCCAAGTATAGAAAACATGAAAGCTTTATTAGATACATTTGCTTATAGTAGAGAACTAGTAACAGATGATTTAGCAAAAATGAGATATGAAGCTAGTATTAGACCTGGATTTCAAGAATCATTTAGTTCAATGTTTCCCGAACCAAGACAAAATAGTGTAAAATCAATGGCAAGTGATGAAAAAGAAATAGCTTCTATTGATAAAGATGTTTTAATTATCCATGGTAGAGATGATAAGGTGATTCCTTTTGAAAACTCAATTAGATTGCATAATCTAATAGAAAAGTCACAATTACATGGTTTTGGACAATGTGGACATTGGTCTCAAATAGAACATAAGGATAGATTTAATAAACTACTTGAAGATTTCTTTTTAGAATAG
- a CDS encoding ketopantoate reductase family protein yields the protein MNFLILGTGGIGAFYGARLLSSSNKVTFVARSLHLEAIRKNGLQVQHPDFSFSQKVDVSQLQDIDFTSLNIDVIILTTKSNTTRIIAKELSFKLDTLKDKPYILSLQNGVENEKILCEYFKKDKIIGGLTRKIGAHIIKPSFIEATGKVETLIGSISQTKENTAFLKKLNKSINEAGILCEVVDDINKELWKKLIINNGVNAICALLKIKTGVLMNNEKLSSLVYGLMKETQSAAKACSIEITNNELSQMYELIKNFDSIKPSMLVDREFKRELEIDEICNVVINYNKMQNIDSPYTKSISYLLDFVYKNEK from the coding sequence ATGAACTTTTTAATTTTAGGTACAGGTGGAATAGGCGCATTTTACGGAGCAAGATTATTAAGTTCATCAAATAAAGTTACATTTGTCGCAAGGAGTTTGCACCTAGAAGCTATAAGAAAAAATGGCTTACAAGTGCAACATCCTGATTTTTCCTTCTCTCAAAAAGTAGATGTATCACAACTACAAGATATAGACTTCACTTCTTTAAATATTGATGTAATAATTCTAACTACAAAATCAAATACAACTAGAATAATAGCAAAAGAGCTTTCTTTTAAACTAGATACCTTAAAAGATAAACCATATATTTTATCTTTACAAAATGGTGTTGAAAATGAAAAAATCTTATGTGAATATTTTAAAAAAGATAAAATAATAGGCGGACTAACTAGAAAAATAGGTGCTCATATTATAAAACCCTCTTTTATAGAAGCCACAGGTAAAGTAGAAACTCTAATAGGTTCAATTTCCCAAACTAAAGAGAACACAGCTTTTTTAAAGAAATTAAATAAAAGTATAAATGAAGCTGGTATTTTATGTGAAGTTGTTGATGATATAAATAAAGAGCTTTGGAAGAAACTTATTATAAACAATGGAGTAAATGCTATTTGTGCTTTACTCAAAATTAAAACTGGTGTTTTAATGAATAATGAAAAACTTTCATCTTTAGTTTATGGTCTAATGAAAGAGACTCAAAGTGCTGCAAAAGCTTGTAGTATAGAAATTACTAACAATGAACTAAGTCAAATGTATGAGTTAATTAAAAATTTTGACTCAATTAAACCCTCAATGCTAGTTGATAGAGAGTTTAAAAGAGAACTAGAAATAGATGAAATTTGTAATGTAGTAATAAACTATAATAAAATGCAAAATATAGATAGCCCTTATACTAAATCAATCTCTTATTTACTTGATTTTGTGTATAAAAATGAAAAATAA